Genomic DNA from Brassica rapa cultivar Chiifu-401-42 chromosome A04, CAAS_Brap_v3.01, whole genome shotgun sequence:
AAGCAGATTCTGTCGCTTCTGGAATGTTGTGGATGGTCTTGGTACCGTTGcctcaataaattaataaaagcaTCCATTTGctgcatataaaacaatacaaGTCAAAAAaacttacagacgacttacagacgtaagataactaccagacgacttacagacgacATACATATGACTTACAGACGacatacagacgacttacagatgacatacagacgacttacatacGACTTACAGATGACTTATACAAGTAAGATATCTACCAGACAACTTACAGTCGACTTATTGACGACATACATACGACTTATAGACGAATTACAAAcgtaagataactaccagacAACTCACATACGACTTACAGATGCCTTACGTATAAGAGTAAGAAAATAGCAGAAGACTTACATGGTCGGTCAGCCATTCTAAGGGGGTTCGGAGGACCTGATAAAATCGACTTGGACATCTACGTGGTTTTTTTGTCAGAGGCAGTTTATAAGAACTGCAAacacaaaatgtaaataatcaaatagatgctttttttatcaaatataaataatcatattttttaCAGCAACTTACGGATCTTTTTGCACCCATGCAGTGAGCTCCTTCGATTTCATCTTGTCATAGGGTGCAAAAGGATCATAGCCTCCGCCAACCTTTTTGTTTGGAATGATCTGTTTGGCAGTGTTGTTTCCCTTAAAAGGAGTTTGCTGTGTGGGAGCAAGCTTTCTTTCTCGCACACTTTTTTTACGGAGATTCACCATAGCAGTCTCCTTCTTTGTCTGCCTTCTAGCTTCTTCAACGAGTAAATCTGAAGCAGTGGAAACTTGTTTGTCCAATATAAGAACACTAGGATCATCACTCGGTAAGTTGTCTGCAGGTCTCACAAGACAGAGCTCTCTCGAGGAACTTGGTTCTGTAGTAAGACTCGGTTCTTTGGCTTCCTTCTGTCCTGCTTTCGCCCCATTCACACTTTCACTCTGCAATTTCGAGTTCACAGtgtgtttaaaaactattaacCAAAGCCCTTACAGCAAAGATCAAATTCACACTAGAAACAAAGCACACATGTTCAGAATCAAGGCATACAATGGTTCATCAAAGCACACTAGAAACAAAGCACACATGTTCATCAAAGCACACAAGAAACAAAGCACATCAGTCCTGGCCTAACACTTTGCCTAGTGACTCTCTTCTCTGCAATTTTGGGAGAGGTTTTGGTACTAACCCCGGGTTTGTGCACAGGTTTTGGTGGATTTGAAGTGGTTGTAAGTTGACGATCATCAGATGAACCCCCTTTTTGATGATTCCCACCTTCTTCTCCACAGCTACCATCCTACCCCCCAGTAACTTGATCTCCCTAAGGCACGTCCCAAAGCCAAGACTAATGGCATCAGATATGTCCTTCAAGGACTTTTCAATCTGCTGATGCGTCATCCCAATGCCTTCACTACCCGCCGCAGGTGTCTCAGCAGAAACAGAAGACCCTTTACgagctttcttccgaggtctgcTACTTTCGTCCTTCACAACACTCTCTGACTTCATTGTAGTTTTTTCCGTCTTCACGGGACTCACTTCATTCTTCCCTGGACTCACTTCCATCTTCACAACCTTGCGAGTACCGGTGACTTGCCATCATTCCATGGTCCACTTCCATTCAGGATCATTAAACATGACTTTAATTATGTTATCCGCGGCAGGGTCATCTACGTCTCCGTCCCATTTTGGAAACATTTCATCAAAATCCTTCGGAACGAAGTTCTTCCCGATAGTCtgcaataaataaaagatataaacttagttaagtcgtctgagaagtattttattctcagacgacttaaagttaagtcgtctggaaagtcttccaacaaaaagaccactcagacgacttacttttaagtcgtctgagaagaatttttgttggaagactttccagacgacttaactttaagtcgtctgagaagtCTTAGGAGTGAAGTTAAGTACCTGTTTTTTGATAGCAGCCTTAAAACATTTGCGTTGTCTTTTGCCACCCTTGTAAGCCAGCAACAGTGGAGACGGTCTGTTTGGTATGGGAGACCCATAATTAACACCCAATTCTGGCATAGCATAGTACGCCCACACTTGGAGCACTTGTATGAACCCATCAACAGTGTAACCAGTTTGCGTCAAGTCTTTTGCCTTCAGAGAATCCATCAGCACCTTAAACACTACTCTCCCCCATGGATAATTCTCAAATTTTTCTAAATCCACCACTAGCCTTGCAAGACTAGCTGATGTAGCCGATGAGAACTTTTTCCCTTCGATGTATCCTGCGTAGATGGCAAAGTATCCCAGCCGCATGCGATCATCCTGAGACCACTCGTCGCAGTGGTAAAATGCTTTTGTTATCTGTTCAATACTTGGCCCAGTATCAAGATCAACACGCATCTTCTCCCAGAAAGCAGCCATCTCCTTCGTAACCTCACACCTTGGATTTTCCAGGTCCTTGATGTAATCGCAGTTCAGCCCAGTTAGGTGATCAAACTCTATCAGTGAAAACCTCGCAGGTTGAGAAGCGACAAGACTACAGCGCTCAAACTTCTTCTTGATGTCCAGCTGGAAACAGAGCAAAAAATGTACCAGCCTTGAAGTCCAACCAAACTCATGCTCCTTGAATTTGATGAACACTCCCAACTTCGATGCcttctgtgggaaccgaaattcacactgtcgatttccgtttaaataaggaaactaagaaaaccctaatttcccagaggacccggatatctgttaattaccacacgtctagcaatcagaacacgagaataacaacgataaaaataagaaatcgaaaagagagcaaagtagatcttattccgaatctgcgtatgagcgttacaacaaggtataagcctgggctcgagagctgtcggcgagattcctagttctagcaaccctaagacggctaaacctaattgagtcgcagctcgaaataacaaaaacggaaaattgcctaaattgctctaagtgctaagtttgctctgaaaaaagttcttcattctgctcctcgcctaggactccttatatactagctccaaggtcggtttacgcttttactcttctacccttaagccgtcatagcataaaatggagattttccatttttcccgatcttcataattatcttcaaaacttccgtatttatccgcggaaacttgaaatttatccttccttgtgggccaagcgtaaaccatgctgtggtttacgggcttttggttaggaaaatcgtaggatgggcttcgaatcgtgttttaggtccctttgggccgtcttccgactcgacacgtttactacgagttttccgcggtttctaatccgcaaagttagcgaccgagcgggacgagcgctcggtcgctaagtagcgaccgagcttggctgagctcggtcgctacgtagcgaccgagcgggacgagcgctcggtcgctacgtagtgaccgagcttggctgagctcggtcgctacgtagcgacctagcgggacgatcgctcggtcgctacgtagcgaccgaaatttggctcgagctcgatcgctacgtagcgaccgaactttggctcgagctcgatcgctacggcagtccggctgcaagggagatatggcggccgaggatggagatttcgatcttatcctggccgacctgaaatccgcgtgcttccttccgacgtgttcagaagacccagagggaaaagacccgatggtcggagagaacggaagcgacgcggctccaggctcggacgaggcagtggttgaagagggggcgtaagttctgagggtgacttgggttagatctcttgcgagagatttttttttaatgtttttatgtttcggccttgaatggccttgtttgtatttcgggactggccgtgtgtggctttgaatccctgccgctccgcggctttattTTTATGGTACGATAATCGGATAATGCTTTTAATGCGAATTCGTGAacagtggggaggaaggtgatgagttgtcgtctcatatccttcttcaattgcgaaatgttttattcgagacctgtttcgagagttcttccgcgagatgtgaactctgcgggggtgctgaaggtatcgaacgtaaacatagaggcgtggtttaagaatctcctatctttcgatatcatgcctttgagatgttagagaccagagcgttgggtttagggcaagacctaggtttactttcggtttaaggattgtgcggtgactaaccggctatcgtttttcctgtcgcgatttcttcctgattcgtatcgatgtaaagtccgcgaaaagttctcggcttacacgacttgtttgatgcgaatcgagcatctctccggagaccggaagtgctagaccaaaatttcggatttctttaatagcgctattatccttgtgtcggatgtaagagagtcatctccatgagatgtctatgtctgtttaggacgtttatgagttcgatgtgatcagcatcagacttggtggcgtgtgctgttgttttgattattttgcgcaaaataaatgttaatgtgtgcatgtgtgtgtctttttgcggagatttcgtttgctcggaagaaaccagctttgaggcatcttttgtgacgtctcgcgatgctaaaggttgattctcccaagcggccgactaatttccgaagaccttgtcgcgatttcgcgggtgaggatgttttggtaagtcgaaaacaccaaaagtgtggtaagaagtttttcgattttttgggagtatatgagtatacgtacccactcccccccccttttttaatgaggggggacagctgaatttgcctttcggcaaactgcctacgtactccttgcggagatcaagccgtctcgtagttcagtgattgcgagttggtttgtttagtgatagtatttttttagatgcatcgcattccaggttctagggatttttatgccctgcatgttggctatttcgtaagaacccggtcggacgactttttcgattttatagggaccttcccagtttgctccgagttttcccgcgtttcgttcagcggtgttttggaagactttgcgaaggaccagatctccctgattgaacctacgattccgtacgttggaattatagtatcttgcagcggcgtgctggtagttttgaattcggatgagcgcttgatcccggcgttcgttaatgaggtcgaggtcgtccaagagcatatcattgttgagttcctctcgttcaggtaagaaccttcttcgaacaccgggaaattctacttctgcgggaatcatgcattccgtgccgtataccagggcgaagggagtttctcccgttgctcgtcttggggtggtacggtgagaccagaggactccctcgagttcgtcggcccatctaccttttttggcctccaagcgtttctttagcccgtcgagaatggtcttgttgattgtttcagcctgtctgttgcactgcggatatctgggagttgacttgttgagtcgtatcttccacttttcgcagaatgcctcgaatcgggtggaaatgaattgagacccgttatcggttacgatttcgtaaggaactccatgcctacagatgatgtttttccatacgaaattctcgacttggacgtcttttatacttgcgtatgagtccgcctctacccattttgagaaaaaatcggtaaggactagaaggaaacgcttttgctttgaattatgcagaggtccgacgatatccatggcccagcgcataaaaggataaggcgatgtgatggaagaaagaacttcggccggttgtcggatggttggcgcatgccttcggcatttttcgcattttcgtgcgaatttctcgcaatctccgatcattgttggccaatagtatccgtggcgttttattttcacggctagtgatcttccgccggaatggttgccgcatgagccggaatgtatttcctccatttctttcctcgccttttctccttccaggcacgtcaggagtggtccggagaatctccatttgtagatttcgccgtccactgttacgtagcgtgcggcctgtgttcggatcttgcgagccgtccattttcggcgggcagttgcccgtcgataatgtagtctcgaatcgtctgaagccatggggtatcacagccgtaatcagattgctctgatggtggtggtatcgtaatttcttcttcctcgtcgtcttgtccctctatgagattgacaacgactggcggtccgatactcggatgttcgatgaattcgaccggaattacccttttgagtcctggatcggaacttgatgctaaggccgcgagggcgtccgcctgaacattctcggaacgggggatccgggtaagggcgaaacagtcaaagtcttgagctagaccttggaccagtttgaggtatgcgtccatccgttcgtctctggcttcatattctccgctgaattgactggccaccaactgggagtcgcagtaagcatggagattacgtatttttaagccgtgagccaaacgtagacctgcgatcaatgcttcgtattcggcctcgttgtttgaggcatggaattccagtctgaacAATTGTTCCAAGAtttcgctcgttggagatgtgagacggatcccgatacccgatccttgcttggatgaggatccatcgacgtggaggagccaggtggaatttggttcctcattggttattgctcccgtcgggagttcgaccaagaagtctgcaagcacttgtgattttgcgctcgtccttggtcggtattcgatgtcatactcgctcaactcgaccgcccacttagccaatcgacctgattgacttgggctatgcagaattgtccgtaagggaaaggtcgtgaggatgacaatcgtgtgggattggaaatatggtcttagttttcgggccgatgtcaCGACCGCGCAttccaatttttccatcaacggatacctagattcggcatccaacaaggttttgcttatgtaaaaaataggtttatgctctccgcgttcttccctgatcaggactccgcttacggccgttgccgacaccgcgatgtacaaaaataaaggctccccttccacgggttttgcgaggactggaggagtagctaaataacgcttcagctgttggaaggcgttttcgcactcttccgtccattcgaattttttatttcctcgcaggacgtcgtagaagggcaggcacttatctgttgatcgtgaaataaatcggttaagtgctgcgattctgccggtcagtctctggacctcccgcttgttctttggtgaagccatctcgattagtgcgttgatctgttttggatttgcttcgatgccgcggttggtgaccaagtagccgaggaattctcctgatgccacggcgaatctacatttcgtcgggttgagcttcatgttatgggagtttagttgtgcaaagcattcttcgagatgcgatacgtgatctcttgctttgagggatttgacgagcatgtcgtcgatataaacttccatcgtttttccgagttgtttggagaacattcggttcacgagtcgttggtaagttgctccagcgtttttgaggccgaagggcattaccttatagcaataagttccgcgatcggtaatgaacgcagtcttctcacgatcgtcgggattcatcctaatttgattataacctgagaaggcatccatgaaggataagagttcgttgcccgctgttgcttctaccaatcgatcgatatgtggtagagggaagctatcctttggacatgccttgtttaggtcggtaaaatctacgcaaactcgccacttcccgtttttctttttgactactacggggttggcgagccagtccgggtatcttactttcgttatcgacccaactttaagcagtttttcgacctcatcgtttacttcggtagcacgttcgggtcccagcttccgtcttttctgtttgacgggtttgaatgtcgggtcgatattcagctcgtggcatgttatgttaatgtcgattcctggcatatcttctgcagcccatgcgaaagtattaaggttctttttgagacaggttatgagttctgtccttaaaggctcgtggagattggctccaatcttgacgcagcgttctgggaaggcttcgtcgagacaggtcgttaccacgggttcgcatgttggctcacgtttttcatctagagctgcgatgctgcgagactgccagaagaattccgctgaatcctaaCTTTGCGTAtttttgctggaggtctttttctccgctttcttaggagtaacttcgaggatcggtctctttcgttttagttccgcggcgaaacaaacctgtgaaactcttggatttccccagattacctcgactccgttaggggtcgggaacttgaggcaaagatgataggttgatgggattgcgcgcatggtgtttagccatggcgtccccatgataacgttgtaagatgcggggcggtcaatgactagaaactctgtgatgttagtcacggttccggctttgacagcgagtctaatcgatccataggccatggtcgtttcccccgaaagtcctagcAATGGGCTTGGGTATTTCGCGATTTCGGATTGACTGACCCCCATCTTTTCAaaagtgtctttgaagatgatatcggccgagcttccggtatcgattagtactctagtgacgtcgatatctcgaatcgtcaactcgataacaaggagatcgtttcgaggtttggcccgatcgatcgtttctccccccttgaatgagatgacgttcgcgcacgtcgaatctcgcatatcgttcctgatcgttgagtggcttttgcgggttagattgatccgtaagtccccctccttctagcgccaaactgtgggaaccgaaattcacactgttgatttccgtttaaataaggaaactaagaaaaccctaatttcccagaggacccggatatctgttaattaccacaggtcaagcaatcagaacacgagaataacaacgataaaaataagaaatcgagaagagagcaaagtagatcttattccgaatctgcgtatgagcgttacaacaaggtataagcctgggctcgagagctgtcggcgagattcctagttctagcaaccctaagacggctaaacctaattgagtcgcagctcgaaataacaaaaacggaaaattgcctaaattgctctaagtgctaagtttgctctgaaaaaagttcttccttctgctcctcgcctaggactccttatatactagctccaaggtcggtttacgcttttactcttctgcccttaagccgtcatagcataaaatggagattttccatttttcccgatcttcataattatcttcaaaacttccgtatttatccgcggaaacttgacatttatccttccttgtgggccaagcgtaaaccatgctgtggtttacgggcttttggttaggaccTGTTTTGAgcttttcgtcggacatctcgattctttcttccgtaaagctttttcgtaagaaagagtctattccgaaaaatactcttcggagaaattcttattttcctcctcggacgttttgaatgttaaatttgtagtaaccgtttttgaccccaacaccttCATATCCTCATATTCGTCAGCTGTGAGGCAATCACATAGAGCTTTAAACAACTTCGTGTCATCAGAACGATACGAAATGCTCCTGATTGCATCGGGCTCTTCTCCTAATGTAAACATCCTCAGCGGGAGTTCTGGTAAATCCATTTTAAGGCCTGCAAACAATCACAAACAACCATCTCAAACACATAGGTTGCGCACTATTCTAAATACTATAGAAGACTTGCAGACGGCTTCGaggaagtgagaagactactcagacgactttcaggaagtgagaagactacttggacgacttcctggaagtcgtccaaGTAGTCGTTCAGAGTCGTCCAAGTAGTCTTTCAGCAAAAGACTACAACAATCtcaaaatcttttaaacaaaagaCGAATGACTTACAGTTGGAGAAGATATTGTCGGAGAAGATATGGTCGGAGAAGATGTGGTCCCAAGCCGTTACAGATCTGCAAATAGAAGGGAAAAGAAGAATCAAGACTAAAATATTTAGGATTTTCCGGCGGCTAAACGCCTTAATACATGAGAAATAACATACCGGCGGTGGAGTTTGGCAAACGagatttcagatctgaaaaaaaggAAGCGGACGGTCAGTTTAAACTACGAAAATACTCTACGGCATGAAGGAGAAACGAGATTCGTCATAATCGGAGAGATTAACGGCGAAGATAACGGCGGAACACGACCACGGTAGGGTTTTCGTCTTATCGCCTTCGAAA
This window encodes:
- the LOC117133327 gene encoding uncharacterized protein LOC117133327, whose amino-acid sequence is MEVSPGKNEVSPVKTEKTTMKSESVVKDESSRPRKKARKGSSVSAETPAAGSEGIGMTHQQIEKSLKDISDAISLGFGTCLREIKLLGGRMVAVEKKVGIIKKGVHLMIVNLQPLQIHQNLCTNPGVNLIFASESVNGAKAGQKEAKEPSLTTEPSSSRELCLVRPADNLPSDDPSVLILDKQVSTASDLLVEEARRQTKKETAMVNLRKKSVRERKLAPTQQTPFKGNNTAKQIIPNKKVGGGYDPFAPYDKMKSKELTAWVWRVDVDDIYAPVNFKNQHWIAIWISILKRHILVWDNIVSHISPGELDEVMEHFVTMIPYLLVECALADEQKVQYTLEPYTYARQTVGVPQCRAGDCGPFTLKYIECHALGMEFPNTFNKRNRKTIREKMALDIFQELPMCHEWENQDNDENLATYE